The Tenebrio molitor chromosome 5, icTenMoli1.1, whole genome shotgun sequence genome has a segment encoding these proteins:
- the LOC138131873 gene encoding uncharacterized protein, which translates to MLRSTLLVRNGIDISKYLKLQAYLKRQCDTYKPKKSKVLSKSEIDKFITEAPDDTYLMIKVAVIVGIAGACRSQELCFLTTKEIEDVGSAILIRLTETKTKVSRRFTIIQNEQNFLGLFRKYFVLRPPHTKHNRFFIFYKNGKCSTQPVGRNTFGNIPSKVATYLNFPDPKSYTGHCLRRSSATLLADSGGDITDLKRHGGWRSGTIAEGYIEDNIQNKLKIAEKIQGKRQHEKTVVPSTSSAFSNDYTEEPEDKKSKGVSILQTNAELNIQNRQNQIFSEKINLPSIVINSCNNAKVEVNFSFN; encoded by the exons ATGTTAAGAAGCACCTTGCTAGTAAGAAATGGAATAGACATCAGCAAATACTTAAAACTTCAAGCATATTTAAAGCGACAATGTGATACTTACAAAcctaaaaagtcaaaagtccTTTCAAAAAGcgaaattgacaaatttattacgGAAGCACCAGATGATACGTATTTAATGATCAAG GTTGCTGTAATCGTAGGAATTGCCGGTGCTTGCAGATCGCAAGAGTTGtgctttttaacaacaaaagaaattgaGGATGTGGGCTCTGCGATACTGATAAGACTAACTGAAACgaaaacaaaagtatcaagACGGTTTACTATAATACAAAATGAGCAAAATTTCTTAGGACTTTTCCGCAAGTACTTTGTTTTGCGGCCTCCACATACTAAACATAATCgattcttcattttttacaaaaatgggaAATGTTCCACGCAACCCGTAGGCAGAAATACGTTTGGAAACATTCCATCAAAAGTAGCAACATATTTGAACTTTCCCGACCCCAAATCTTATACCGGACATTGTTTGCGTCGCAGTTCCGCTACTTTACTTGCAGATTCTGGTGGAGATATTACAGACTTAAAACGTCACGGAGGTTGGCGTTCTGGTACAATCGCAGAAGGATATATAGAAGATAATATTCAAAACAAGCTCAAGATAGCCGAAAAAATTCAAGGGAAACGTCAACATGAAAAAACAGTAGTCCCATCAACATCCAGTGCTTTTTCAAATGACTACACTGAAGAACCGGAGGATAAGAAAAGTAAAGGAGTTTCCATTCTTCAGACAAATGCGGAGTTGAACATTCAAAATCGAcagaatcaaatattttcagaaaaaatcaatttaccTTCGATTGTAATTAATAGTTGTAACAATGCTAAAGtagaagtaaatttttcgtttaattaa